One Danio aesculapii chromosome 22, fDanAes4.1, whole genome shotgun sequence genomic window carries:
- the btg2 gene encoding protein BTG2 translates to MTHGTGAEMTPEVSAAASFVCRLLRSRGRLSDAQLQVFRDGLAQALSEHYQHHWFPDRPQKGSGYRCIRINHEMDPLIGRAAGRIGLTSGQLFSLLPRELTLWVDPYEVSYRIGEDGSICVLYEAEAPTTSPAPSAYDQMATCKNTFMMSGRRSPPKNYLMMVSS, encoded by the exons ATGACCCACGGCACCGGAGCAGAGATGACCCCGGAGGTTTCGGCCGCCGCCAGTTTTGTTTGCCGGCTGCTGCGCAGCCGCGGCCGCCTCAGTGACGCGCAGCTCCAGGTGTTCAGAGACGGGCTCGCACAGGCGCTCTCAG AACACTACCAGCACCATTGGTTCCCTGACAGGCCACAGAAAGGTTCAGGATACCGCTGCATACGGATCAACCATGAAATGGACCCTCTGATTGGCCGAGCGGCTGGCCGTATTGGACTGACCAGTGGACAGCTTTTCTCGCTCTTACCTCGAGAGCTAACACTGTGGGTTGACCCGTATGAAGTGTCCTACCGCATCGGCGAGGACGGATCCATTTGCGTCCTCTACGAAGCAGAGGCCCCCACCACAAGCCCCGCCCCTTCAGCATACGACCAAATGGCGACCTGCAAAAATACCTTCATGATGAGCGGTCGCAGGAGTCCACCCAAAAACTACCTGATGATGGTGTCCAGCTGA